In Phaeobacter gallaeciensis DSM 26640, one genomic interval encodes:
- a CDS encoding L,D-transpeptidase produces the protein MVTRRHFLALSGSLFSASLSSPAFAKTWPTTAEKAAWDAQVTPANYDPATTNPWGLHPRLLPQRVLANDGLRPGDIHVDAIARYLYHIEEDGTAMRYGVAIAKGDLYEPGTYTIRRKVEWPHWTPTQSMIERDPEAYERFADGMEPGPNNALGSRALYLFVGDRDTYLRIHGTPSPRSIGGRASSGCVRMVMAHINDLYPNVAVGSTAFLYSAEDSVTARS, from the coding sequence ATGGTTACAAGACGACACTTCCTTGCACTTTCCGGCTCGCTGTTTTCAGCTTCTCTGAGTTCGCCAGCATTCGCTAAGACCTGGCCGACAACAGCCGAAAAAGCAGCTTGGGATGCGCAGGTCACGCCCGCCAACTATGACCCGGCAACAACCAACCCATGGGGGCTGCATCCCAGGCTGCTGCCGCAACGCGTTTTGGCGAATGACGGTTTGCGCCCGGGTGACATTCACGTCGATGCGATCGCGCGCTATCTGTACCATATCGAGGAAGATGGCACCGCGATGCGCTACGGGGTCGCGATTGCCAAGGGCGATCTCTATGAACCCGGCACCTATACGATCCGCCGAAAGGTCGAATGGCCGCACTGGACGCCAACACAGTCAATGATCGAACGCGATCCGGAGGCTTACGAGCGGTTTGCCGACGGTATGGAGCCCGGCCCCAACAATGCCTTGGGCAGCAGGGCTTTGTATCTATTCGTCGGAGATCGGGATACGTACCTTCGAATTCACGGAACGCCGAGCCCTCGCAGCATTGGCGGCCGGGCCAGTTCGGGATGCGTGCGCATGGTGATGGCCCATATCAATGATCTCTATCCGAATGTCGCT
- a CDS encoding disulfide bond formation protein B, translating to MTAAAGSAALLLGAFVFQALGYAPCAMCIWQRYPHAIAIGMGALLLFALPILPILIIGALSALSTSALGMFHTGVERGWWEGPTSCTGSGLDVSQMSVSELLPSASSNASTLVLCNEVVWEFLTLSMASWNAILSGVLACLWLVAIARHQKGRWHGVADVS from the coding sequence ATGACTGCGGCGGCAGGATCAGCCGCCTTGCTGTTAGGGGCCTTCGTTTTCCAGGCTCTTGGGTACGCGCCGTGCGCAATGTGCATCTGGCAACGCTACCCACACGCAATCGCCATTGGAATGGGCGCTCTGTTGCTCTTTGCTCTGCCGATTTTGCCAATCCTGATAATCGGTGCCCTGTCGGCACTCAGCACATCCGCGTTGGGAATGTTTCATACCGGTGTCGAGCGCGGCTGGTGGGAGGGACCGACTTCTTGCACGGGATCCGGCCTCGATGTTTCCCAAATGTCGGTATCGGAATTGCTGCCCTCTGCGAGTTCAAATGCGTCCACTCTTGTTCTGTGCAATGAGGTTGTCTGGGAATTTCTGACGTTGTCCATGGCCAGTTGGAACGCGATCCTAAGCGGTGTCCTTGCTTGCCTCTGGTTGGTCGCGATCGCAAGACATCAAAAGGGTCGATGGCATGGGGTCGCGGACGTTTCTTGA
- a CDS encoding multicopper oxidase family protein, which produces MTAALAGTRLPAATSELILAPQSIKVRLAGYNVSMLGFNGGLPGPEIRVRQGQTARITLDNRLEEGALVHWHGLRVPNRMDGVNVLTQDVVIPGDSFRYQFGVPDAGTFWYHSHYLSYDQVSRGLFGAFIVEEQNAPAVDHDIVVQFFDVLLDQSGQYDEGFNPAHFATEGRIGNTVTALVSNGTSKNVRQGDRLRLRLINPSIDRVYRVGLDGLAGKIVALDGMPLAQPQTLEPILLAPGQRCDVIGDATGPIRFDDSFGERTLSLGEIAVSGSRDPAKVPITALPANRMPAPQDPGQTAELVLQGGAGSASHNGTGTWALNDVSGLPRTPFLSVAQGTTVRISIRNETGFPHVMHLHGHHFWELDAAGEAGPYRDSTLLDIGETRDILVVLDNPGSWMLHCHMLSHQADGMATWIRVG; this is translated from the coding sequence ATGACCGCTGCGCTGGCTGGTACCCGCTTGCCGGCGGCGACATCCGAGTTGATCCTCGCACCCCAATCGATCAAGGTGCGCCTTGCTGGGTACAACGTGTCGATGTTGGGCTTCAACGGTGGTCTTCCGGGTCCTGAAATCAGAGTGCGACAGGGACAAACCGCCCGCATTACCCTCGACAACCGATTGGAGGAGGGCGCTCTTGTTCACTGGCATGGGTTGCGGGTTCCAAATCGGATGGATGGTGTCAACGTTCTCACTCAGGATGTGGTCATTCCGGGCGACTCGTTTCGTTATCAATTCGGCGTCCCGGATGCCGGCACGTTTTGGTATCACTCGCATTACCTGTCTTACGATCAGGTCAGCCGCGGCCTTTTCGGCGCCTTCATCGTCGAGGAGCAAAATGCGCCGGCTGTCGACCATGACATTGTTGTTCAGTTCTTCGATGTCTTGTTGGATCAGTCCGGACAGTACGACGAAGGGTTCAACCCGGCTCATTTCGCGACCGAGGGCCGTATCGGCAATACGGTCACGGCGCTTGTTTCCAATGGAACCAGCAAGAATGTGAGACAAGGCGACCGCCTGCGTTTGCGCCTGATAAATCCCTCTATCGACAGGGTTTACCGTGTCGGGCTGGACGGTCTGGCAGGCAAGATCGTTGCACTGGATGGTATGCCCCTGGCGCAGCCACAGACACTCGAACCCATCCTCCTAGCTCCGGGGCAAAGATGCGATGTGATTGGTGATGCGACCGGGCCTATTAGATTCGACGACAGCTTTGGAGAGCGGACGTTGAGCCTTGGCGAAATCGCTGTTTCCGGCTCTCGTGACCCTGCGAAAGTGCCCATCACCGCGTTGCCCGCCAACCGAATGCCCGCCCCGCAAGACCCCGGCCAAACCGCGGAGCTGGTGCTCCAGGGAGGTGCGGGAAGCGCGTCCCATAACGGCACTGGAACATGGGCGCTCAATGACGTATCTGGACTGCCTCGAACCCCTTTCCTATCCGTCGCGCAGGGGACGACCGTGCGCATTTCAATCCGCAACGAAACCGGGTTTCCACACGTCATGCATCTGCATGGCCACCATTTCTGGGAACTCGATGCGGCGGGGGAAGCCGGTCCATACCGGGACTCGACCTTACTGGATATCGGCGAGACGCGGGATATTCTCGTCGTCCTGGACAATCCGGGATCCTGGATGCTGCATTGCCACATGTTGAGCCACCAAGCCGACGGTATGGCAACGTGGATCAGAGTCGGCTGA
- a CDS encoding L,D-transpeptidase, translating to MQNFTRRELICAGALGCLLPTTGWAHKVKLPERFEPQLINTRRDDWMNGDIHVVPDDFFLYFMLEDGMAIRYGVGVGRKGLYEPGEFTVARKAKWPWWRPTNAMIRREPHKYAKYKDGLKGGPNNPLGARALYLHDDEGRDTYLRIHGTNVPETIGSAVSNGCARLTNEHVKDLYDRVEIGARVFLYPKVTTA from the coding sequence ATGCAGAATTTCACGAGACGAGAATTGATTTGTGCCGGAGCGTTGGGTTGCTTGCTGCCGACAACTGGCTGGGCCCACAAAGTCAAATTGCCCGAACGGTTCGAACCGCAATTGATAAACACCCGTCGTGATGACTGGATGAACGGGGACATCCACGTCGTTCCCGACGATTTTTTCCTCTATTTCATGCTCGAGGACGGGATGGCGATCCGCTACGGGGTCGGGGTAGGGCGCAAAGGTTTGTACGAACCCGGAGAGTTCACGGTAGCGCGCAAGGCCAAATGGCCATGGTGGCGGCCAACGAACGCCATGATCCGGCGCGAGCCACATAAGTACGCGAAGTACAAGGATGGGCTGAAAGGCGGGCCAAACAACCCGCTTGGGGCCCGCGCGCTCTATCTCCATGATGATGAGGGACGCGATACCTATCTTCGCATTCACGGAACGAACGTCCCCGAGACAATTGGGTCGGCCGTGTCGAATGGATGCGCGCGATTGACGAATGAGCATGTGAAGGATCTGTACGATCGCGTTGAAATCGGCGCTCGCGTCTTTCTCTATCCCAAAGTGACAACGGCGTGA
- a CDS encoding DUF305 domain-containing protein, with the protein MHYSRFFMMIGTSTVVMFVLMYLNTYLWGHIFFSETRLYMAILMGATMAVIMLAYMLSMYQNTKVNIAIFGGAILVFAASLWLVRGQFTVQDRSYMRAMIPHHSIAIMTSTRAEITDPRVRGLADDIIYAQDKEIAEMRYLIADIGANGEASATPTGTPVQVVDAQQALQTEVVSKIDPEFLTEDEIAAVFPNGGDCRFAYTSDSPAVLVTGETGEGTGAAMKISGDLVRLDAQGENAFSQGPLSAEIVETDGDLTDLIVSAEPDYEAGFRGQFTCAG; encoded by the coding sequence ATGCACTACTCACGATTCTTTATGATGATCGGAACATCGACCGTGGTCATGTTCGTTCTGATGTACCTGAACACCTATCTTTGGGGCCATATCTTCTTTTCGGAGACACGCCTTTACATGGCCATCCTGATGGGGGCGACCATGGCCGTGATCATGTTGGCTTACATGTTGTCCATGTATCAGAACACCAAGGTCAACATCGCGATCTTCGGGGGCGCCATACTTGTCTTTGCGGCAAGCCTCTGGCTGGTACGCGGGCAATTTACGGTGCAGGACAGGTCCTACATGCGCGCCATGATCCCGCACCACTCGATCGCCATCATGACGTCGACTCGTGCCGAGATCACCGACCCGCGCGTCCGGGGGCTGGCAGACGACATCATCTATGCCCAAGATAAAGAAATCGCCGAAATGCGCTACCTCATTGCTGACATTGGCGCAAACGGTGAGGCATCGGCCACGCCGACCGGAACGCCGGTACAGGTCGTGGATGCGCAACAGGCGCTTCAAACGGAGGTCGTGTCAAAAATCGATCCCGAGTTTCTGACGGAAGACGAAATCGCAGCGGTGTTCCCGAATGGTGGAGACTGCCGATTTGCCTACACCTCGGACAGTCCAGCCGTGCTGGTGACCGGTGAGACCGGCGAAGGGACTGGGGCCGCGATGAAGATCAGCGGTGACCTGGTGCGCCTGGATGCGCAGGGCGAAAATGCGTTTTCTCAAGGCCCGCTATCGGCCGAGATCGTAGAGACAGACGGTGACCTGACCGATCTGATCGTCAGCGCGGAACCCGACTACGAAGCCGGGTTCCGTGGTCAATTCACCTGCGCCGGATAA
- a CDS encoding MauE/DoxX family redox-associated membrane protein, with protein MPRDTDSKSAQLYRMVMPGHVCPYGLKSKDLLERQGFEVEDHPLESREDNDAFMKKHGVETTPQTFIGGERIGGYDDLRVFFDIDPPKEEQSDTTYQPVIAIFSVAALLALGLSWHQYGSVFTLRGFEWFISLSMTILAIQKLQDVEGFSTMFLNYDLLARKWVRYGKVYPFGEAWAGILMTAGALLWLSAPVALFIGTVGAVSVFKAVYIEKRELKCACVGGDSSVPLGFISLTENLMMIFMGIWMPVRAIWF; from the coding sequence ATGCCCCGGGACACAGACAGTAAATCCGCGCAGCTTTATCGCATGGTCATGCCGGGCCATGTCTGCCCCTACGGTCTGAAATCGAAAGACCTGCTGGAACGGCAGGGCTTCGAGGTGGAAGACCATCCGCTTGAGAGCCGCGAAGACAACGATGCCTTCATGAAGAAGCATGGCGTCGAGACGACGCCGCAGACCTTCATCGGCGGCGAACGGATCGGCGGCTACGATGATCTCAGGGTGTTTTTCGACATTGACCCGCCCAAGGAAGAGCAAAGCGACACGACCTACCAGCCGGTCATCGCGATCTTTTCCGTCGCCGCGCTATTGGCACTGGGCCTGTCTTGGCACCAGTACGGGTCGGTCTTTACCTTGCGCGGGTTCGAATGGTTCATTTCGCTGTCCATGACCATTCTCGCGATCCAGAAATTGCAGGATGTCGAAGGGTTTTCGACGATGTTCCTCAACTACGATCTGCTGGCGCGCAAATGGGTGCGTTACGGCAAGGTCTACCCGTTCGGCGAAGCGTGGGCAGGTATCCTGATGACTGCCGGTGCGCTGCTGTGGCTCTCGGCGCCTGTCGCCTTGTTCATCGGCACGGTCGGCGCTGTCAGCGTGTTCAAGGCTGTCTACATTGAAAAACGAGAGTTGAAATGCGCCTGCGTCGGCGGGGACAGTTCCGTGCCGCTGGGATTCATCTCGCTGACCGAAAACCTGATGATGATCTTCATGGGTATCTGGATGCCGGTCCGCGCAATCTGGTTCTGA
- the cueR gene encoding Cu(I)-responsive transcriptional regulator, which translates to MNIGDVSRQSGVPPKTIRYYEEIGLIRPNRSENGYRAFTENHVHKLAFLGRARALGFTIEDCRTLLALYEDENRESMQVKAVAEEHLRQIEEKIEKLQSMRTTLTDLVEKCAGDHRPDCPILADLSPVQLSE; encoded by the coding sequence ATGAACATCGGAGACGTTTCCCGACAATCGGGTGTGCCCCCAAAAACAATCCGCTACTACGAGGAAATCGGGCTGATCCGCCCGAACCGAAGTGAGAACGGCTATCGCGCATTCACCGAGAACCACGTTCACAAGCTGGCGTTTCTCGGTCGAGCACGGGCCTTGGGGTTCACCATCGAAGATTGCAGGACGCTTCTGGCTCTCTACGAGGATGAAAACCGCGAAAGCATGCAGGTGAAGGCGGTGGCGGAAGAGCATCTTCGCCAGATTGAGGAGAAGATAGAGAAGCTGCAATCCATGAGAACGACGCTTACCGATCTTGTGGAGAAATGTGCCGGGGATCATCGTCCGGATTGCCCGATCCTCGCAGATCTCTCACCTGTACAATTGTCCGAATAA
- a CDS encoding heavy metal translocating P-type ATPase: MPEPKQISLPIEGMSCASCVGRVDRALNAIDGVEDVSVNLASETARMSVDALKRVPEVIETLRELGYPARTVRAELTIAAMSCASCVGRVGKALAAVPGVVEVNVNLASETATVVYVEGLVTTSDLIDASGAAGYPATVATAQAGDDRVARKEEEALALAKRVTFAAILALPVFLIEMGGHVIPAVHMLIETTIGQQTSWLLQFVLTTIVLFGPGRTFYTKGFPALFRGAPDMNSLVAVGTGAAYFYSVVATFVPSALPDTLRSVYFEAAAVIVVLILLGRFLEARAKGRTGAAIQKLLGLQARTARVMRDGESIEIEIDALVQGDIVIVRPGERIAVDGEVIEGTSRVDESMLTGEPIPAEKSAGDPVTGGTVNGAGSLQFRATRVGADTTLAQIIRMVEEAQGAKLPIQGLVDRITLWFVPAVMAIAAATVLVWLVFGPDPALTMALIAGVSVLIIACPCAMGLATPTSIMVGTGRAAEMGVLFRKGDALQQLDSVDVVALDKTGTVTEGRPALTDLVLAEGFDRSTTLSKITAVESLSEHPVADAIVRAARAEGAPLAGAEGFQSVTGYGVRAVVEDVEVLVGADRYMAREGIDVSALTPEETKIASKGRTALYAAIDGRVAAVIGVADPVKPASRAAIAALHEKGLAVAMITGDKRETAEAIARETGIDHVVAGVLPDGKVAALDGLREGNKRIAFVGDGINDAPALAHADVGIAIGTGTDVAIESADVVLMSGDLRGVVNAFEVSRRTMRNIRQNLFWAFAYNVALIPVAAGVLYPAFGLLLSPILAAGAMALSSVFVLTNALRLRGIAPAMDEQRAIPAELAAVTPAPAE, from the coding sequence ATGCCCGAACCCAAACAGATCAGCCTGCCGATCGAAGGCATGTCATGCGCGTCCTGTGTCGGCAGGGTCGATCGCGCATTGAATGCAATCGACGGCGTAGAGGATGTGTCGGTGAATCTTGCATCCGAAACCGCGCGTATGAGCGTGGACGCGCTCAAGCGCGTTCCGGAAGTCATCGAAACTCTCCGCGAGCTGGGCTACCCTGCGCGGACGGTCAGGGCCGAACTCACGATTGCGGCCATGTCCTGTGCCTCTTGTGTCGGGCGGGTCGGCAAGGCGCTTGCCGCGGTGCCCGGGGTGGTCGAGGTGAACGTCAACCTCGCCTCCGAGACGGCGACGGTGGTTTACGTCGAAGGTCTTGTCACGACATCCGATCTGATCGATGCAAGCGGCGCGGCAGGGTATCCGGCCACCGTGGCAACGGCCCAAGCCGGTGACGACAGGGTTGCGCGCAAGGAGGAAGAGGCTCTGGCGCTTGCCAAACGGGTCACCTTTGCAGCCATCCTCGCCTTGCCGGTCTTTTTGATCGAGATGGGTGGCCACGTCATTCCGGCCGTTCATATGCTTATCGAGACCACGATTGGTCAGCAGACGAGTTGGCTTCTTCAATTCGTTCTCACGACAATCGTTCTCTTCGGCCCGGGCCGGACGTTTTACACCAAGGGTTTCCCGGCCCTATTCCGGGGCGCGCCCGACATGAACAGCCTCGTCGCGGTCGGCACCGGGGCGGCTTACTTCTATTCCGTAGTTGCGACATTCGTACCATCGGCCTTGCCTGACACGCTGCGCTCTGTCTACTTCGAGGCGGCAGCGGTCATCGTCGTCCTCATCTTGCTGGGGCGTTTTCTTGAAGCGCGCGCTAAGGGGAGAACGGGCGCGGCCATCCAGAAGCTGCTGGGGCTTCAGGCGCGGACCGCACGCGTGATGCGGGACGGTGAAAGCATAGAGATCGAGATCGATGCGCTAGTTCAGGGTGACATCGTCATCGTGCGCCCTGGTGAACGCATCGCGGTTGATGGCGAGGTCATCGAGGGGACCAGCCGCGTCGACGAAAGCATGCTGACAGGCGAGCCGATTCCCGCTGAAAAAAGTGCCGGAGATCCGGTGACCGGCGGGACGGTCAATGGTGCCGGAAGTCTGCAATTCCGCGCCACGCGGGTCGGCGCCGACACAACCCTGGCGCAAATTATTCGCATGGTCGAAGAGGCCCAGGGCGCCAAGCTGCCGATCCAGGGATTGGTCGACCGGATCACGCTTTGGTTCGTACCTGCCGTCATGGCGATCGCGGCGGCGACCGTGCTGGTCTGGCTGGTTTTCGGGCCTGATCCGGCCCTGACAATGGCGCTGATCGCCGGTGTGTCGGTGCTGATCATCGCGTGCCCCTGCGCGATGGGGCTTGCGACGCCGACCTCGATCATGGTCGGGACGGGACGTGCTGCGGAAATGGGTGTCCTGTTCCGCAAGGGCGACGCCTTGCAGCAACTTGATTCCGTTGATGTGGTCGCCCTCGACAAAACAGGCACGGTGACCGAGGGGCGACCCGCACTGACTGACCTGGTGCTGGCCGAAGGGTTCGATCGTTCAACAACGCTCTCGAAGATCACCGCCGTGGAGTCGCTCTCCGAGCATCCTGTCGCGGACGCCATCGTCCGTGCCGCGCGGGCCGAGGGCGCACCTCTTGCGGGGGCCGAAGGCTTTCAATCGGTCACAGGTTACGGCGTGCGCGCCGTGGTCGAAGACGTGGAGGTGTTGGTTGGGGCCGACCGCTACATGGCGCGCGAAGGCATTGACGTCTCGGCATTGACTCCAGAGGAAACGAAGATCGCAAGCAAGGGTCGCACGGCGCTTTACGCTGCCATAGATGGACGTGTCGCCGCCGTGATCGGCGTCGCCGATCCGGTCAAACCGGCAAGCCGCGCAGCCATCGCAGCGCTGCACGAGAAGGGTCTTGCGGTTGCGATGATCACAGGGGACAAACGCGAAACCGCCGAAGCCATCGCCCGCGAAACCGGCATCGACCATGTCGTTGCCGGCGTTCTGCCAGACGGCAAGGTCGCGGCGCTTGACGGTTTGCGCGAAGGGAACAAGCGCATCGCCTTTGTCGGCGACGGGATCAATGACGCCCCGGCGCTGGCGCATGCCGATGTGGGTATCGCCATTGGCACCGGCACTGATGTGGCCATCGAGTCCGCGGATGTCGTCCTGATGTCCGGCGATTTGCGCGGCGTGGTGAATGCCTTCGAAGTGTCGCGGCGAACCATGCGAAACATCCGGCAGAACCTGTTCTGGGCCTTTGCTTACAATGTCGCGCTGATTCCGGTCGCCGCCGGGGTGCTTTATCCGGCCTTTGGGCTGCTCCTGTCACCAATTCTCGCGGCGGGCGCGATGGCGTTGTCGTCGGTGTTCGTTCTAACCAATGCCCTGCGCCTGCGAGGTATCGCGCCGGCGATGGACGAGCAGCGCGCAATCCCGGCAGAGCTGGCAGCTGTCACTCCTGCTCCAGCAGAATAA
- a CDS encoding heavy-metal-associated domain-containing protein, translating into MKFSVPDMSCGHCTAAIESAVKTADPNAGVECDLSARQVRVDSVLPADQVQAIIRDAGYDVEPAAA; encoded by the coding sequence ATGAAGTTCAGCGTTCCGGACATGAGCTGTGGGCATTGCACCGCAGCAATCGAAAGCGCAGTGAAAACCGCAGATCCGAATGCAGGCGTAGAATGTGACCTTTCTGCCCGACAAGTGCGTGTCGACAGCGTGTTACCAGCCGATCAGGTCCAAGCGATCATTCGGGATGCGGGCTATGACGTGGAACCTGCGGCCGCTTGA
- a CDS encoding DsbA family protein — protein sequence MRFRQAFTTVAIAALLPLPVLADELSESRVKEIVLEAIRENPEIVMEAVAILEQRQAQAQELSQAEVLNDQRDLIENDPNAPVLGNAEGDVTIVEFFDYNCPYCRRVKPEILALMDADPDIRLVYREWPILGDGSVFAAKAALAARKQDKYEEFHWAMMGLQGRAEEDSVLRVAREIGLDIAQLRKDMEAPEVEEHIATSMQLTQALGVNGTPSFVIGDALVPGFVEKAQLADLVEEARKDED from the coding sequence ATGCGTTTCAGACAAGCCTTCACGACGGTCGCGATAGCTGCCTTGCTTCCGCTACCGGTACTCGCCGACGAACTGTCAGAGTCCCGGGTCAAGGAAATTGTGCTCGAAGCAATCCGCGAGAACCCGGAGATTGTCATGGAGGCCGTCGCCATCCTTGAACAAAGGCAGGCGCAAGCGCAGGAGCTCAGTCAGGCCGAAGTTCTGAATGACCAGCGCGATCTGATCGAGAACGATCCGAATGCACCGGTTCTTGGCAACGCCGAAGGGGACGTCACCATCGTGGAATTCTTTGACTACAATTGTCCCTATTGTCGGCGGGTCAAACCCGAGATTCTTGCCTTGATGGACGCCGATCCCGACATTCGGCTGGTTTATCGCGAATGGCCCATTCTCGGAGACGGATCGGTCTTTGCCGCAAAAGCGGCCTTGGCAGCGCGCAAACAGGACAAGTATGAAGAGTTCCACTGGGCCATGATGGGCCTGCAAGGCCGCGCCGAAGAGGACTCCGTGCTGCGCGTGGCCAGGGAGATCGGCCTGGATATCGCGCAGTTGCGCAAGGACATGGAGGCCCCCGAGGTCGAAGAGCACATTGCGACCTCCATGCAACTGACTCAAGCTCTGGGAGTCAACGGCACGCCGTCTTTCGTGATCGGGGATGCGCTGGTCCCGGGCTTCGTCGAAAAGGCGCAGCTTGCCGACCTGGTCGAGGAAGCCCGCAAAGACGAAGACTGA
- a CDS encoding c-type cytochrome, protein MRYLVWSVPITVVAAAFTYWLSTSASSDVGSASKAESYDIEEGALLYADNCASCHGADLEGQPEWRTSGADGRLPAPPHDETGHTWHHPDSLLFDYTKLGGAALLARQGVEYDSGMPGFADILTDQEIHNILAYIRSTWPDRVREVQAARTEADEQRGEN, encoded by the coding sequence ATGAGGTATCTTGTTTGGTCCGTTCCGATCACTGTCGTCGCAGCCGCCTTCACGTATTGGCTCTCGACCAGTGCATCCTCGGATGTCGGCAGCGCGTCCAAGGCGGAGAGCTACGACATCGAAGAAGGCGCGTTGCTCTACGCAGACAACTGCGCGTCTTGTCATGGCGCGGATCTGGAAGGCCAGCCGGAATGGCGAACTTCCGGCGCGGATGGGCGCCTGCCAGCGCCACCGCATGATGAGACGGGTCACACCTGGCATCATCCTGACAGCCTGCTCTTCGATTACACAAAACTGGGGGGTGCGGCGCTGCTGGCGCGTCAGGGCGTCGAATACGACAGCGGAATGCCGGGTTTCGCAGACATTCTGACCGACCAGGAAATCCACAACATCCTGGCCTACATCCGGTCCACCTGGCCAGACCGCGTTCGCGAAGTCCAGGCCGCGCGAACAGAAGCCGACGAACAACGGGGAGAGAACTAA
- a CDS encoding multicopper oxidase family protein — MKQTRRDFLRHTTLAACAVAIPRSAYPATPFEDVVAKVARRQLLPDTYPQTEIWGYDGLVPAPEIRVAQGDRVRRRFRNEVPDPSSVHWHGIRIDNAMDGVSGLTQKAVATGATFDYDFVVPDAGTYWYHAHNRSYEQVARGLRGALIVEEVDGPDIDREEVIVLEDWLLDPESGQLFDNFEQPMMMSHGGRIGNFITTNGRYDLTLPAKRNERIRLRIINAASARIFPLTLSGLSGWTVAVDGMPIGQPQQIDGELILSPAQRVDLIVDVTEDEGGVAQLLRIGDDDQLTPLVSFPVDGTASSVPRGKPLPLPPNPGAHAPDLADARDLRLVMSGGAMGRMQSALLGRERLGFRQLAQAGKFWALNDVADMTDTPLADLSLNEPVRLKIENQTVFPHAMHLHGMHFRELRPDGAFGPMRDTILLAGNVSREIAFTADNPGKWLFHCHMLSHAASGMTTWIRVT; from the coding sequence ATGAAACAAACACGTCGGGATTTCTTGCGCCATACAACACTGGCGGCCTGCGCCGTGGCCATCCCACGGTCGGCTTATCCCGCAACCCCGTTCGAGGACGTGGTTGCCAAGGTTGCACGTCGACAGCTTCTTCCGGACACCTACCCGCAAACAGAGATCTGGGGCTATGACGGCCTTGTTCCGGCCCCGGAAATCCGGGTTGCACAAGGTGATCGGGTGCGTCGCAGGTTCCGCAACGAGGTTCCGGACCCCAGTTCGGTTCACTGGCACGGAATCCGGATCGACAACGCGATGGATGGCGTTTCAGGGCTGACCCAGAAGGCCGTGGCGACGGGGGCAACCTTTGACTACGACTTCGTCGTACCGGACGCCGGCACTTATTGGTACCACGCGCATAATCGCTCATACGAGCAAGTCGCGCGTGGTCTGCGCGGTGCCTTGATCGTCGAAGAGGTCGATGGACCGGACATCGACCGCGAGGAAGTCATCGTTCTGGAGGACTGGTTGCTCGACCCTGAGAGCGGGCAGCTGTTCGACAATTTCGAACAGCCCATGATGATGAGCCACGGTGGACGCATCGGCAACTTTATCACGACCAATGGGCGCTATGACCTGACCTTGCCTGCGAAGCGCAACGAACGCATTCGCTTGCGGATCATCAACGCAGCAAGCGCGCGAATTTTCCCGCTGACGCTCTCGGGGTTGAGTGGCTGGACGGTGGCCGTCGATGGAATGCCGATCGGCCAACCCCAGCAGATTGACGGCGAGTTGATCCTCAGCCCGGCACAGCGCGTCGACTTAATTGTCGATGTGACCGAAGACGAAGGCGGCGTGGCCCAATTGCTTCGCATCGGCGATGATGATCAACTGACCCCGCTCGTGAGTTTTCCTGTCGACGGCACAGCCAGTTCAGTACCAAGAGGCAAGCCACTGCCGTTGCCGCCGAACCCTGGGGCACACGCCCCGGACCTTGCCGATGCGCGTGATTTGCGGCTGGTCATGTCCGGCGGTGCGATGGGGCGGATGCAGTCTGCGCTGCTCGGCAGGGAACGTCTTGGATTCCGTCAGCTTGCCCAAGCGGGCAAGTTCTGGGCCCTGAATGATGTCGCCGATATGACCGACACGCCACTGGCCGATCTATCCCTGAACGAGCCGGTGCGCTTGAAGATCGAGAACCAGACCGTGTTCCCACATGCGATGCACCTGCACGGGATGCATTTCCGCGAGCTGCGTCCCGACGGCGCGTTCGGGCCGATGCGGGACACAATCCTATTGGCTGGCAACGTGTCCCGGGAGATCGCCTTTACGGCAGACAATCCCGGAAAGTGGCTGTTCCATTGCCACATGCTCAGCCACGCCGCGTCCGGCATGACAACCTGGATACGGGTCACATGA